DNA from SAR86 cluster bacterium:
CTGCAATTGGTGTCTATAACCAGTTCATCTACGTATCTCCAGAATCTAAAATGGTGATAGTTAAGCTATCAGCAAATAGTAATTATGGAACTAGTAAAGATTTAAATGCTGTAAGTGAGTTAGAGACTATAGAATTTTTTAAAACTCTTATTAATTTAGGTAAAAAATGATTTGTATAAAAACAGAAATTCCAAAAGAGCTTTTTAATATCAATGACGAATTAAAAGCAATTTATCATAGTGAAAATACTTTTTGTATTTGGGTTTTTAACAAGAGGGAAGATAGAAATAGATTTATGGATGAGACTGTTGGAATGTTCAAAGACCAGAGGGAAGAGTATTTTGAATCTTTTTATAGTTAAAACATCCTTTAATTTTATTAAATGAAAAACTATGTAACTAATTTAGAATGTTCAGTTACTAGTGAATCTTATCCTGCGGATAAAATTCATGGGCTATCTAGTTGTGGTAAGCCTTTGTTGGTTCGTTATGATCTTGAACAAATTAAGCGCGACTTAAGTAAAGATGAGTGGTGTGTTAGTTCGAAACCTGGTTTTTGGAGATACCAAGCATTATTGCCTGTTTCTCATGAGTCATCCCTAATTTCTCTAGGAGAGGTGATGACTCCATTAATTCCATTGCAAGTTAGCGCCTCATATATTGGTGGCAAGATCGGAAATATTATAGTTAAAGATGAAGGTAGGTTACCAACAGGCTCATTTAAGGCAAGAGGCCTAGCAGTCGCAGTTTCAATGGCTCATCAATTCGGACTCAAGCATCTTGCTATTCCAACAAATGGAAATGCTGGCGCTGCTTTGGCGGCATATGCCAAACAAGCAAAGATGAAGGCAACCGTTTTTTGTCCAGATGATACACCTGAGATCAATATTCGAGAGATTCAACTTCAAGGAGCGGATACCTATTTGGTCAATGGATTAATCAATGATTGTGGAAAAATTGTCCTTGAAGGGAAAGAGAAAGCTGGCTGGTTTGATGTTTCTACACTAAA
Protein-coding regions in this window:
- a CDS encoding threonine synthase; this translates as MKNYVTNLECSVTSESYPADKIHGLSSCGKPLLVRYDLEQIKRDLSKDEWCVSSKPGFWRYQALLPVSHESSLISLGEVMTPLIPLQVSASYIGGKIGNIIVKDEGRLPTGSFKARGLAVAVSMAHQFGLKHLAIPTNGNAGAALAAYAKQAKMKATVFCPDDTPEINIREIQLQGADTYLVNGLINDCGKIVLEGKEKAGWFDVSTLKEPYRIEGKKTMGFELVEQMNWKLPEAIIYPTGGGTGLIGMWKAFQELKALGWLTGRLPKMIAVQSNGCAPIVRAFNEGLDHAYLWEDAYTIASGIRVPAAIGDFLILKAIRDSNGSALGVDDDHIIKVRDHIAKEDGLLLCPEGAATAAGYQLAIEKKIISPDEQVVLFNCASGLKYPMPTVSKNINLNDPINFEQFV